One genomic segment of Strix aluco isolate bStrAlu1 chromosome 7, bStrAlu1.hap1, whole genome shotgun sequence includes these proteins:
- the CWF19L1 gene encoding CWF19-like protein 1 isoform X2, with the protein MLLCVGNFFGSTSEAEWAEYRTGAKKAPIPTYVLGANDQETVHYFPDVSGCELAENITYLGRRGLYSGTSGLQIAYLSGTESQDEPAPAYSFSTKDVAELKTSLLSTPNFKGVDILLTSPWPRDVGTFANSAGEIDTKKCGSKLVSDLAASLKPRYHFAALKKAYYERLPYRNHTVLQETPQHVSRFIALADVGNATKKKYLYAFSIVPMSLMDPAELVKQPQDVTENPYQKSRMEAQKTKSPLCAEEEPACQFFFDLNKHRGTKRPSDGKEGGNSQPKQARKPPQPTGPCWFCLASPEVEKHLVVSIGTHCYLALAKGGLLPDHVLILPIGHYQSVVDLSSEVVEEVTKYKSALKEFFRSKGKRYVLFERNYRSQHLQLQVIPVPLDHCTSEDIKESFIAQAQEQQIELLEIPEHSDITQVAQPGTPYFYVELDTGEKLFHRIRGRFPLHFGREVLASEALLALPQRADWRRCAAERAEEAAQARAFRRDFQPFDFALRA; encoded by the exons atgcttttgtgTGTTGGGAATTTTTTTGGCTCTACTTCAGAGGCAGAATGGGCAGAGTACCGCACAGGGGCCAAGAAAG CTCCAATTCCAACCTACGTGCTTGGCGCTAATGACCAAGAGACTGTGCACTATTTTCCAGACGTCAGTGGCTGTGAATTGGCTGAGAACATCACTTATTTAG GCCGTCGAGGTCTTTACAGTGGTACTTCTGGACTGCAGATCGCATACCTGAGTGGTACCGAGTCCCAGGATGAGCCAGCTCCTGCCTACAGTTTCAGCACAAAGGACGTGGCAGAATTAAAAACATCTTTGTTATCAACCCCGAACTTCAAAGGTGTGGATATATTGCTGACATCCCCCTGGCCCAGAGACGTGGGGACTTTTGCCAACAGTGCG GGAGAAATAGATACCAAGAAATGTGGCTCCAAGTTAGTATCTGATCTAGCTGCAAGTCTGAAACCAAGGTACCACTTTGCTGCCCTGAAGAAGGCCTATTATGAAAGACTTCCTTACAG AAATCACACAGTGCTGCAGGAGACCCCACAGCATGTGAGCAGGTTTATTGCACTTGCTGATGTTGGCAATGCAACCAAGAAAAAG TATCTCTACGCCTTCAGCATTGTGCCGATGAGCTTGATGGACCCTGCAGAGCTAGTGAAACAGCCCCAGGACGTCACTGAAAATCCGTACCAAAAGTCACGGATGGAGGCACAGAAGACCAAATCACCCCTGTGTGCAGAG GAAGAACCAGCTTGtcagtttttctttgatttgaaCAAGCATCGGGGAACAAAACGTCCCTCAGatgggaaagagggagggaacTCCCAACCTAAGCAAGCCAGAAAACCCC CACAGCCCACGGGGCCCTGCTGGTTCTGCCTCGCCAGCCCAGAAGTTGAGAAGCATTTGGTTGTTAGTATTGGCACGCAT TGCTATCTTGCCCTGGCCAAAGGTGGCTTATTACCTGATCACGTCTTGATTTTGCCTATCGGGCACTATCAGTCAGTGGTTGACTTGTCTTCAGAGGTGGTGGAAGAAGTGACCAAGTACAAGTCTGCCCTGAAGGAATTTTTCAGAAGCAAGGGAAAGAGATATGTCCTATTTGAAAGAAACTATAGGAGTCAGCATCTGCAGTTACAG GTGATTCCTGTCCCATTGGACCACTGTACTTCTGAAGACATTAAAGAGTCCTTTATTGCACAGGCACAGGAGCAACAGATTGAATTATTAGAAATCCCAGAGCACTCAGATATCACGCAA GTGGCGCAGCCGGGGACGCCCTACTTCTACGTGGAGCTGGACACGGGGGAGAAGCTCTTCCACCGCATCCGCGGCCGCTTCCCGCTGCACTTCGGCAG GGAGGTGCTGGCGAGCGAGGCGCTGCTGGCGCTGCCGCAGCGGGCCGACTGGCGGCGGTGCGCGGCCGAGcgggcggaggaggcggcgcAGGCCCGCGCCTTCCGCCGCGACTTCCAGCCCTTCGACTTCGCCCTCCGGGCCTGA
- the CWF19L1 gene encoding CWF19-like protein 1 isoform X1 translates to MAAAPLRVLACGDVEGRLETLFGRVRAIQGKSGIFDMLLCVGNFFGSTSEAEWAEYRTGAKKAPIPTYVLGANDQETVHYFPDVSGCELAENITYLGRRGLYSGTSGLQIAYLSGTESQDEPAPAYSFSTKDVAELKTSLLSTPNFKGVDILLTSPWPRDVGTFANSAGEIDTKKCGSKLVSDLAASLKPRYHFAALKKAYYERLPYRNHTVLQETPQHVSRFIALADVGNATKKKYLYAFSIVPMSLMDPAELVKQPQDVTENPYQKSRMEAQKTKSPLCAEEEPACQFFFDLNKHRGTKRPSDGKEGGNSQPKQARKPPQPTGPCWFCLASPEVEKHLVVSIGTHCYLALAKGGLLPDHVLILPIGHYQSVVDLSSEVVEEVTKYKSALKEFFRSKGKRYVLFERNYRSQHLQLQVIPVPLDHCTSEDIKESFIAQAQEQQIELLEIPEHSDITQVAQPGTPYFYVELDTGEKLFHRIRGRFPLHFGREVLASEALLALPQRADWRRCAAERAEEAAQARAFRRDFQPFDFALRA, encoded by the exons ATGGCGGCTGCGCCGCTGCGCGT GCTAGCGTGTGGAGACGTGGAGGGGCGGCTGGAGACGCTCTTCGGGCGGGTCCGGGCCATCCAGGGCAAGAGCGGCATCTTCGAC atgcttttgtgTGTTGGGAATTTTTTTGGCTCTACTTCAGAGGCAGAATGGGCAGAGTACCGCACAGGGGCCAAGAAAG CTCCAATTCCAACCTACGTGCTTGGCGCTAATGACCAAGAGACTGTGCACTATTTTCCAGACGTCAGTGGCTGTGAATTGGCTGAGAACATCACTTATTTAG GCCGTCGAGGTCTTTACAGTGGTACTTCTGGACTGCAGATCGCATACCTGAGTGGTACCGAGTCCCAGGATGAGCCAGCTCCTGCCTACAGTTTCAGCACAAAGGACGTGGCAGAATTAAAAACATCTTTGTTATCAACCCCGAACTTCAAAGGTGTGGATATATTGCTGACATCCCCCTGGCCCAGAGACGTGGGGACTTTTGCCAACAGTGCG GGAGAAATAGATACCAAGAAATGTGGCTCCAAGTTAGTATCTGATCTAGCTGCAAGTCTGAAACCAAGGTACCACTTTGCTGCCCTGAAGAAGGCCTATTATGAAAGACTTCCTTACAG AAATCACACAGTGCTGCAGGAGACCCCACAGCATGTGAGCAGGTTTATTGCACTTGCTGATGTTGGCAATGCAACCAAGAAAAAG TATCTCTACGCCTTCAGCATTGTGCCGATGAGCTTGATGGACCCTGCAGAGCTAGTGAAACAGCCCCAGGACGTCACTGAAAATCCGTACCAAAAGTCACGGATGGAGGCACAGAAGACCAAATCACCCCTGTGTGCAGAG GAAGAACCAGCTTGtcagtttttctttgatttgaaCAAGCATCGGGGAACAAAACGTCCCTCAGatgggaaagagggagggaacTCCCAACCTAAGCAAGCCAGAAAACCCC CACAGCCCACGGGGCCCTGCTGGTTCTGCCTCGCCAGCCCAGAAGTTGAGAAGCATTTGGTTGTTAGTATTGGCACGCAT TGCTATCTTGCCCTGGCCAAAGGTGGCTTATTACCTGATCACGTCTTGATTTTGCCTATCGGGCACTATCAGTCAGTGGTTGACTTGTCTTCAGAGGTGGTGGAAGAAGTGACCAAGTACAAGTCTGCCCTGAAGGAATTTTTCAGAAGCAAGGGAAAGAGATATGTCCTATTTGAAAGAAACTATAGGAGTCAGCATCTGCAGTTACAG GTGATTCCTGTCCCATTGGACCACTGTACTTCTGAAGACATTAAAGAGTCCTTTATTGCACAGGCACAGGAGCAACAGATTGAATTATTAGAAATCCCAGAGCACTCAGATATCACGCAA GTGGCGCAGCCGGGGACGCCCTACTTCTACGTGGAGCTGGACACGGGGGAGAAGCTCTTCCACCGCATCCGCGGCCGCTTCCCGCTGCACTTCGGCAG GGAGGTGCTGGCGAGCGAGGCGCTGCTGGCGCTGCCGCAGCGGGCCGACTGGCGGCGGTGCGCGGCCGAGcgggcggaggaggcggcgcAGGCCCGCGCCTTCCGCCGCGACTTCCAGCCCTTCGACTTCGCCCTCCGGGCCTGA